A genome region from Ottowia testudinis includes the following:
- a CDS encoding TrkH family potassium uptake protein, translated as MTRGPSRRQPLNPALVLVCAFLGVIALGTLLLLLPVSRAEPGGAPFMAAFFTAWSAVCINGLTIVDTGTYWSGFGQAVILMLIQTGGFGMMTSATLLILWAGGAMRLRSRLLLQAETRSASLGDVRSVAKLVFIVTVSVELTVATWLTLRFALGYGMPWGQAAWAGLFHAVSGFCNAGFGLWGDSLSQFVRDGVVLGPVMAAIIIGGLGFPVIHELWTYRRQRQHHYSMHTVLTLWGSAVLLVLGVVIMLLAEWGNAKTLGALDWPHKLLAALFTSVAARSVGFNAIDTAAMTDDAMVLHYFLMYVGAGSAGTGGGVKVTTFFILMVAVWSEVRGYPDTQFRGRRITPSVLRQALTILVLSSGVIVLGLMAVMPMSDQPYEKVLFEVVSAAGNVGLSAGVVGTLPPAGQFVLLLLMFSGRVGVVTLAVALAARAHKPRVRYPEEKPLVG; from the coding sequence ATGACCCGCGGCCCGTCACGCCGTCAGCCCCTCAATCCCGCGCTGGTGCTGGTGTGCGCGTTTCTGGGCGTGATCGCCCTCGGCACCCTGCTGCTGCTGCTGCCCGTCTCGCGCGCCGAGCCGGGCGGCGCGCCTTTCATGGCGGCGTTCTTCACCGCCTGGTCGGCGGTGTGCATCAACGGCCTGACCATCGTCGACACTGGCACCTACTGGTCCGGCTTTGGCCAGGCCGTGATCCTGATGCTGATCCAGACCGGCGGCTTCGGCATGATGACCTCGGCCACGCTGCTGATCCTGTGGGCCGGCGGCGCCATGCGGCTGCGCTCGCGCCTGCTGCTGCAGGCCGAAACGCGCTCGGCCAGCCTGGGCGACGTGCGCAGCGTGGCCAAGCTGGTGTTCATCGTCACCGTGTCGGTGGAGCTGACGGTGGCCACCTGGCTGACGCTGCGCTTTGCGCTCGGTTACGGCATGCCCTGGGGCCAGGCGGCGTGGGCGGGGCTGTTCCATGCCGTGTCGGGCTTTTGCAATGCCGGCTTCGGGCTGTGGGGCGACAGCTTGTCGCAGTTCGTGCGCGACGGCGTGGTGCTGGGGCCGGTGATGGCGGCCATCATCATCGGCGGGCTGGGTTTTCCGGTGATCCATGAGCTGTGGACCTACCGCCGCCAGCGTCAGCACCATTATTCGATGCACACCGTGCTCACGTTGTGGGGCTCGGCGGTCTTGCTGGTGCTGGGCGTCGTCATCATGCTGCTGGCGGAATGGGGCAACGCCAAGACACTGGGCGCGCTGGACTGGCCGCACAAGCTGCTGGCGGCGCTGTTCACGTCGGTGGCGGCGCGCTCGGTGGGCTTCAACGCCATCGACACCGCCGCCATGACGGACGACGCCATGGTGCTGCACTATTTCCTGATGTACGTGGGCGCCGGCAGCGCGGGCACCGGCGGCGGCGTGAAGGTGACCACCTTCTTCATCCTGATGGTGGCCGTGTGGAGCGAGGTACGCGGCTACCCCGACACGCAGTTCCGCGGCCGCCGCATCACGCCCTCGGTGCTGCGCCAGGCGCTCACCATCCTGGTGCTGAGCTCGGGCGTGATCGTGCTGGGCCTGATGGCGGTGATGCCCATGAGCGACCAGCCTTACGAGAAAGTGCTGTTCGAGGTGGTGTCCGCCGCCGGCAACGTGGGCCTGTCGGCCGGCGTGGTGGGCACGCTGCCGCCGGCCGGCCAGTTCGTACTGCTGCTGCTGATGTTCTCGGGCCGGGTCGGCGTGGTGACGCTGGCCGTGGCCCTGGCCGCGCGGGCGCACAAGCCGCGCGTTCGTTACCCCGAGGAGAAACCCCTTGTTGGATAA
- a CDS encoding potassium transporter Kup, with the protein MSASKSSLPALTLAAIGVAFGDIGTSVLYTIKEVFGSGHVQFTPDNVYGILSMVFWTLTVVVSLKYVTLVLRADNNGEGGLIAMLTLASRAVADRPALRRKMLLVGIFGACLFYGDGVITPAITVLSAVEGLEVVSPTFKEWVIPLTLLILFGLFFVQKRGTADIGKFFGPVMILWLLVIGVLGLWQIIGHPEILWALLPWYAWKFTWQHPGITFIILGAVILCVTGAEALYADMGHFGKKPIRIAWFFIAMPCLAMNYFGQGALLLADPSAVINPFFNLAPDWAQIPLVILAAAAAVIASQALISGAFSVTKQVIQLGYLPRLQIRHTSVKETGQIYAPFVNWMLFAMIVLAVGMFRTSSNLAAAYGIAVTTDMLITTVLTFFVIRYAWKLPLLLCLGATGMFFVVDIAFWASNLMKLTHGGWFPLAIAGVVFTLMVTWKDGRALLNRSLHDASISLKDFLESIFVAPPTRVSGTAVFLTAEPGTVPNALMHNLKHNKVLHEQNLFVTVRSHEVPWIGLNKRLEIEPLGHDCWQVIVNYGFKNDPHLPKALSHITGRGVDLNPMTTSYFLSRDIVVPTIGKGMAPWREKLFAQMHHNASAAAEFLGLPSNAVVELGSKVEI; encoded by the coding sequence GTGTCTGCCTCCAAATCCTCCCTCCCGGCGCTGACCCTGGCCGCCATCGGCGTCGCCTTTGGCGACATTGGCACCAGCGTGCTGTACACCATCAAGGAGGTGTTCGGCTCCGGCCACGTGCAGTTCACCCCCGACAACGTGTACGGCATCCTGTCGATGGTGTTCTGGACGTTGACCGTCGTCGTTTCGCTCAAGTACGTGACACTGGTGCTGCGCGCCGACAACAATGGCGAGGGTGGCCTGATCGCCATGCTCACGCTGGCCAGCCGCGCCGTCGCCGACCGCCCGGCGCTGCGCCGCAAGATGCTGCTGGTGGGCATCTTCGGCGCCTGCCTGTTCTATGGCGACGGCGTCATCACCCCGGCCATCACGGTGCTGTCGGCGGTCGAGGGGCTGGAGGTGGTCTCGCCCACCTTCAAGGAGTGGGTGATTCCGCTCACGCTGCTGATCCTGTTCGGCCTGTTCTTCGTGCAAAAGCGCGGCACGGCCGACATCGGCAAGTTCTTCGGGCCGGTGATGATTCTGTGGCTGCTCGTGATCGGCGTGCTGGGCCTGTGGCAGATCATCGGCCACCCCGAAATCCTGTGGGCGCTGCTGCCCTGGTACGCCTGGAAGTTCACCTGGCAGCACCCGGGCATCACCTTCATCATCCTGGGCGCGGTGATCCTGTGCGTGACCGGGGCCGAGGCGTTGTACGCCGACATGGGCCACTTCGGCAAGAAGCCGATCCGCATCGCCTGGTTCTTCATCGCCATGCCCTGCCTGGCGATGAACTACTTCGGCCAGGGCGCACTGCTGCTGGCCGACCCGAGCGCGGTGATCAACCCGTTCTTCAACCTGGCGCCCGACTGGGCGCAGATTCCGCTCGTCATCCTGGCGGCGGCGGCGGCGGTGATCGCCTCGCAGGCGCTGATCTCCGGCGCCTTCAGCGTCACCAAGCAGGTGATTCAGCTCGGCTACCTGCCGCGCTTGCAAATACGGCACACCAGCGTCAAGGAAACGGGGCAGATCTACGCGCCCTTCGTCAACTGGATGCTGTTCGCCATGATCGTGCTGGCCGTGGGCATGTTCCGCACCTCCAGCAACCTGGCGGCGGCCTACGGCATCGCGGTGACCACCGACATGCTGATCACCACCGTGCTCACCTTCTTCGTCATCCGCTACGCCTGGAAGCTGCCGCTCTTGCTGTGCCTGGGCGCCACCGGGATGTTCTTCGTGGTCGACATCGCCTTCTGGGCCTCCAACTTGATGAAGCTCACGCACGGCGGCTGGTTTCCGCTGGCGATTGCCGGCGTGGTGTTCACGCTGATGGTGACCTGGAAGGACGGGCGCGCGCTGCTCAACCGGTCGCTGCATGACGCGTCGATCTCGCTGAAGGATTTTCTGGAGTCGATTTTCGTCGCGCCCCCCACGCGGGTGTCCGGCACGGCGGTGTTCCTCACGGCGGAGCCCGGCACCGTGCCCAACGCGCTGATGCACAACCTCAAGCACAACAAGGTGCTGCACGAGCAGAACCTGTTCGTCACCGTGCGCAGCCACGAGGTGCCGTGGATTGGCCTGAACAAGCGGCTGGAGATCGAGCCGCTGGGCCACGACTGCTGGCAGGTGATCGTGAACTACGGCTTCAAGAACGACCCCCACCTGCCGAAGGCCTTGTCGCACATCACCGGCCGCGGTGTTGACCTCAATCCGATGACCACCAGCTACTTCCTCTCGCGCGACATCGTGGTGCCCACCATCGGCAAGGGCATGGCGCCCTGGCGCGAGAAGCTGTTTGCCCAGATGCACCACAACGCCAGCGCAGCGGCCGAGTTTCTGGGCCTGCCGAGCAACGCGGTGGTGGAGCTGGGCAGCAAGGTGGAAATATGA
- a CDS encoding CopG family transcriptional regulator, with the protein MSNLEQKTARLTVLIDPSKKKAFETLCAAQDVTPSQVVRRLIRDYLRQNGMKWTPGDPDDGASSLAPLK; encoded by the coding sequence ATGTCAAACCTCGAACAAAAAACCGCCCGGCTCACCGTGCTGATCGATCCTTCCAAGAAGAAGGCGTTCGAGACGCTGTGCGCGGCGCAGGATGTGACGCCTTCGCAGGTGGTGCGGCGGCTGATTCGCGACTACCTGCGTCAGAACGGCATGAAATGGACGCCGGGCGACCCCGATGACGGTGCGTCGAGCCTCGCGCCGCTGAAATAA
- a CDS encoding methyltransferase domain-containing protein, translating to MDTTCAAAEFANTGAAPAQRWIIGLVQPPGYVHSAALFEVAETLLHGLQALGMQARFGSLAEECDALLIFGAHLLPPDFKLPAHAIIYNLEQLVDWSRENAASPYFERLKQHEVWDYSEVNMSVLREQGHERAKHVPLGYAPQLARIAHARQDIDVLFYGSMNERRQQIIVQLKAKGLKVETLFGVYGEQRDRVIARAKVVLNMHYYPSGTFEIARVSYLLANRKAVVCEHSAMTPAYAHLSEAMAYVPYEELVSSCARLVADETQRKALELRAFECFIQRPQPALLATALGLSPPAPHPASGKLPTTLHLGSGKDFRQDHLNVDIDPFWQPDLLMDFGGPLPWGDKLATERFGDFRLTGNLFEILIANDVLEHIPNLVRAMTNAITLLRPGGEFHISVCYDLSLGAWQDPTHVRAFNENSWLYYTDWFWYLGWDEARFDLVQQGFQLSEMGQQLMKKTKDLPLVLRTPRAVDSMTVRLRKRYLSASEISALKERRARVKAAPSVNSPDAS from the coding sequence ATGGACACGACATGCGCAGCCGCCGAGTTTGCCAACACCGGGGCCGCGCCCGCACAACGCTGGATCATTGGGCTCGTACAACCGCCAGGCTATGTTCACAGCGCGGCCTTGTTCGAAGTGGCGGAAACCCTGCTGCATGGTCTTCAGGCGCTTGGCATGCAAGCGCGCTTTGGCTCGCTGGCCGAGGAGTGCGATGCCCTGCTGATATTTGGCGCCCATCTGTTGCCGCCCGATTTCAAGTTGCCGGCACACGCCATCATCTACAACCTGGAGCAATTGGTTGACTGGTCGCGGGAGAATGCCGCGTCCCCCTATTTCGAGCGGCTCAAGCAGCATGAGGTTTGGGACTACTCGGAAGTCAACATGTCGGTATTGCGCGAGCAAGGGCATGAGCGCGCGAAGCATGTGCCCTTGGGCTACGCCCCGCAATTGGCCCGCATCGCGCATGCGCGGCAGGACATCGACGTCTTGTTTTATGGTTCGATGAACGAGCGCCGCCAACAAATCATCGTTCAGTTGAAGGCCAAGGGCCTCAAGGTCGAAACCTTGTTTGGCGTTTATGGAGAGCAGCGCGATCGCGTGATCGCCCGCGCCAAGGTGGTGCTGAACATGCACTACTACCCATCGGGCACATTCGAAATTGCCCGCGTGTCCTATTTGCTCGCCAACCGCAAGGCCGTGGTTTGCGAGCATTCGGCCATGACGCCGGCCTATGCGCATTTGAGCGAGGCCATGGCCTACGTTCCCTACGAAGAGCTGGTGTCTTCCTGCGCACGGCTTGTGGCCGACGAAACCCAACGCAAGGCGCTGGAGCTGCGAGCGTTCGAGTGTTTCATTCAGCGCCCGCAGCCGGCGCTGCTGGCCACCGCGCTGGGCCTGAGCCCGCCAGCGCCGCATCCCGCGTCTGGAAAGCTGCCGACTACGCTGCATTTGGGCAGCGGCAAGGATTTCCGGCAGGATCATCTCAATGTGGATATCGATCCATTCTGGCAACCTGATTTATTGATGGATTTTGGCGGACCCTTGCCATGGGGCGACAAGCTCGCGACCGAGCGCTTTGGTGATTTCAGGCTGACCGGTAATTTGTTCGAGATCCTGATCGCCAACGACGTGCTGGAGCATATTCCCAACCTCGTGCGCGCCATGACCAACGCGATCACGCTGCTGCGTCCAGGCGGGGAATTTCACATCTCGGTGTGTTACGACCTGTCGCTGGGCGCGTGGCAAGATCCCACCCACGTGCGCGCCTTCAATGAAAACAGCTGGCTGTATTACACCGACTGGTTCTGGTATCTGGGCTGGGACGAAGCACGTTTCGACTTGGTGCAGCAAGGGTTTCAGCTTTCCGAGATGGGGCAGCAGTTGATGAAGAAAACCAAGGATCTTCCCTTGGTGTTGCGTACGCCCCGCGCGGTGGATTCGATGACGGTTCGGCTGCGCAAGCGATACCTGAGCGCCTCCGAGATTTCGGCCTTGAAGGAGCGGCGTGCAAGAGTCAAGGCGGCCCCATCGGTCAATTCGCCGGATGCGTCATGA
- a CDS encoding potassium channel family protein, whose protein sequence is MLDKLFKRRAAADAAGVAGSIMVIGLGRFGTAVARALVRLGHEVLAVDASQELVEELADELPNLLRADTTDADVLKQLDVTGFDHVVVSIGQNLEASVLTVLNLSQMGVRDIWVKAATAQHGRIVERLGAHHVVFPEADMGSRVAHLVTGKMMDFIEFTDGFALAKTRAPREMHGRTLAESNIRPRFEVTIVGIKRAHQDFIYAVPESRVEPGDLLIVAGLTPKVERFAGET, encoded by the coding sequence TTGTTGGATAAGCTGTTCAAGCGCCGCGCCGCGGCGGATGCCGCCGGCGTCGCCGGCTCGATCATGGTCATCGGCCTGGGCCGCTTCGGCACCGCCGTGGCGCGCGCGCTGGTGCGGCTGGGCCACGAGGTGCTCGCGGTGGATGCAAGCCAGGAGCTGGTGGAGGAACTGGCGGACGAGTTGCCCAACCTGCTGCGGGCCGACACCACCGACGCCGACGTGCTCAAGCAACTGGACGTGACGGGCTTCGACCACGTGGTGGTCAGCATCGGCCAGAACCTGGAGGCCAGCGTGCTGACGGTACTCAACCTCAGCCAGATGGGCGTGCGCGACATCTGGGTGAAGGCGGCGACCGCGCAGCACGGCCGCATTGTCGAGCGCCTGGGCGCGCACCACGTGGTGTTCCCCGAAGCCGACATGGGCTCGCGCGTGGCGCACCTGGTCACCGGCAAGATGATGGATTTCATCGAATTCACCGACGGCTTCGCGCTGGCCAAGACACGCGCCCCGCGCGAGATGCACGGGCGGACGCTGGCCGAATCCAACATCCGCCCGCGCTTCGAGGTCACCATCGTCGGCATCAAGCGTGCGCACCAGGACTTCATCTACGCCGTGCCCGAATCGCGCGTGGAACCGGGCGACCTGCTGATCGTCGCCGGCCTCACGCCCAAGGTGGAGCGCTTCGCTGGAGAAACTTGA
- a CDS encoding Lrp/AsnC family transcriptional regulator has translation MKLQTPSAAAPYAQLDRTDRAILRQLQRDASISNVALAAKVHLSAAACLRRVERLRRDGFIRATVALLNPQALGAGMLVMIGVVLDRSTPEAFAAFERAAAKISGCMECHVVTGEFDYLLLLRTRDSDSFNRLHAEQLLYLPGVRQIRTFMALKQVLSTTELPLA, from the coding sequence ATGAAATTGCAAACCCCCTCAGCCGCTGCGCCGTACGCCCAGCTTGACCGCACCGACCGCGCCATCCTGCGCCAGTTGCAGCGCGACGCCAGCATCTCCAATGTCGCGCTGGCCGCCAAGGTGCACCTGAGCGCCGCGGCCTGCCTGCGCCGGGTCGAGCGCCTGCGGCGCGATGGCTTCATACGGGCCACGGTGGCGCTGCTCAACCCGCAGGCGCTGGGCGCGGGCATGCTGGTGATGATCGGCGTGGTGCTGGACCGCTCCACGCCCGAGGCGTTTGCCGCCTTCGAGCGCGCCGCCGCCAAGATCAGCGGCTGCATGGAATGCCACGTGGTGACGGGCGAGTTCGACTACCTGCTGCTGCTGCGCACGCGCGACAGCGACAGCTTCAACCGCCTGCATGCCGAGCAGCTGCTGTATTTGCCCGGCGTGCGTCAAATCCGCACGTTCATGGCGCTCAAGCAGGTGCTGTCAACCACCGAGCTGCCGCTGGCATGA
- the gshA gene encoding glutamate--cysteine ligase: MVPHLVTALTGPINELEQRILDATPVIERWFRLEWMEHTPPLYCSVDIRNAGFKLAPVNTNLFPGGWHNLSPDTLPLAVQAGQAAIEKICPEARNLLIVPENGKPSSFYLASLVRLQEIFRMAGLNVRFGSIDPAVKRSQTIALPDGEKMTLEPAQRTRYRLGVKNFDPCTILLNNDLSAGPPGILEELHEQYLLPPLQAGWSVRRKSRHFRCYEEVSKRFGKLLGIDPWLINPMFASCGEIDIHEPSGGECLRTNVDALLTKIRRKYKEYGINEKPFVVVKADQGTRGLGMMTVRDVRDLDAPGQWVRGKAAASVVPRGEVIIQEGVLTNERIHDAVAEPVVYMIDRYVVGGFYRVHADRTTDENLNALGAHFVPLAFDGGAQIPKPGVRAGASAPNRFYMYGVVARLALVAASYELEATDPDLQDTD; the protein is encoded by the coding sequence ATGGTTCCCCACCTCGTCACCGCGCTCACCGGCCCCATCAACGAGTTGGAGCAGCGCATTCTCGACGCCACGCCGGTGATCGAGCGCTGGTTCCGCCTCGAATGGATGGAGCACACGCCGCCGCTGTACTGCTCGGTGGACATCCGCAACGCCGGTTTCAAGCTGGCCCCGGTGAATACGAATCTTTTTCCCGGCGGCTGGCACAACCTGTCGCCCGACACGCTGCCGCTGGCGGTCCAGGCGGGGCAGGCGGCGATCGAGAAGATCTGCCCCGAGGCGCGCAACCTGCTCATCGTGCCCGAGAACGGCAAGCCCAGCAGTTTTTATCTGGCCAGCTTGGTGCGGCTGCAGGAAATCTTCCGCATGGCGGGCTTGAACGTGCGCTTCGGCTCGATCGACCCGGCGGTCAAGCGCAGCCAGACCATCGCGCTGCCCGATGGCGAAAAAATGACGCTGGAGCCCGCGCAACGCACGCGCTACCGGCTGGGCGTGAAGAACTTCGACCCCTGCACCATCCTGCTCAACAACGACCTGTCGGCCGGCCCGCCCGGCATTCTGGAAGAACTGCACGAGCAATACCTGCTGCCGCCGCTGCAGGCCGGCTGGAGCGTGCGCCGCAAGAGCCGCCACTTCAGGTGCTATGAGGAAGTGAGCAAGCGCTTTGGCAAGCTGCTCGGCATCGACCCCTGGCTGATCAATCCCATGTTCGCCAGTTGCGGCGAGATCGACATCCATGAGCCGAGCGGCGGCGAATGCCTGCGCACCAACGTCGATGCGCTGTTGACCAAGATCCGCCGCAAGTACAAGGAATACGGCATCAACGAAAAGCCCTTTGTCGTCGTCAAGGCCGACCAGGGCACGCGCGGCTTGGGGATGATGACGGTGCGCGATGTGCGCGACCTTGACGCGCCAGGCCAGTGGGTGCGCGGCAAGGCGGCGGCGTCCGTGGTGCCGCGGGGCGAGGTCATCATCCAGGAAGGCGTGTTGACCAATGAACGCATCCACGACGCCGTGGCCGAGCCGGTGGTCTACATGATCGACCGCTACGTGGTGGGCGGCTTCTACCGCGTGCACGCCGACCGTACCACCGACGAGAACCTGAACGCGCTGGGCGCGCATTTCGTGCCGCTGGCCTTCGACGGCGGTGCGCAGATCCCCAAGCCTGGCGTGCGCGCCGGCGCCAGCGCGCCCAACCGCTTCTACATGTACGGCGTGGTCGCGCGCCTGGCCCTGGTGGCCGCCAGCTACGAACTGGAGGCGACCGACCCCGACCTCCAAGACACCGATTAA
- a CDS encoding glutamate-5-semialdehyde dehydrogenase, giving the protein MNAPNVFETMQLLGLQARQASRAMARSGTAARNQALRELAALLRANVQALQAPNQRDLARAREAGLAEPMVDRLKLTPKIIETCAEGCEQLAAMPDVIGDIVGLKQQPSGIRVGQMRVPIGVFGMIYESRPNVTIEAASLSIKSGNACILRGGSEAIESNKALAALVQQALESAGLPREAMQLVPTTDRAAVGQLIAMPDFVDVIIPRGGKGLIERISAEAKVPVIKHLDGNCHTYVDDPCDLDMAVKVVDNAKTQKYSPCNATESLLVARGVAARFLPRIGAVLAAKGVELRCDPESAEIFKKNEPLALDGQAQAAIKNVVNVVPAQEQDWYEEYLAPILSIKVVAGVEEAIEHINRYSSHHTDAILTTDHGHAQRFLREVDSASVMVNASTRFADGFEYGLGAEIGISTDKFHARGPVGIEGLTSLKWVVLGGGEVRG; this is encoded by the coding sequence ATGAACGCTCCCAACGTCTTCGAGACCATGCAATTGCTGGGCCTGCAGGCGCGCCAGGCCTCGCGCGCCATGGCCCGCTCCGGCACCGCCGCGCGCAACCAGGCGCTGCGCGAGTTGGCGGCCCTGCTGCGCGCCAACGTGCAGGCGCTGCAGGCGCCCAACCAGCGCGATCTGGCGCGCGCGCGTGAAGCCGGGCTGGCCGAGCCGATGGTCGACCGCCTGAAGCTGACGCCGAAGATCATCGAAACCTGCGCCGAAGGCTGCGAGCAGCTGGCCGCGATGCCCGACGTGATCGGCGACATCGTGGGCCTGAAGCAGCAGCCCAGCGGCATCCGCGTGGGGCAGATGCGGGTGCCGATCGGCGTGTTCGGCATGATCTACGAGAGCCGGCCCAATGTGACGATCGAGGCGGCCAGCCTGAGCATCAAGAGCGGCAACGCCTGCATCCTGCGCGGCGGCAGCGAGGCGATTGAATCGAACAAGGCGCTGGCGGCGCTGGTGCAGCAGGCACTGGAATCGGCCGGGCTGCCGCGCGAGGCGATGCAGCTGGTGCCCACCACCGACCGCGCCGCCGTGGGCCAGCTCATCGCCATGCCGGATTTCGTCGACGTCATCATCCCGCGCGGTGGCAAGGGGCTGATCGAGCGCATCAGCGCCGAGGCGAAAGTGCCCGTCATCAAGCACCTGGACGGCAACTGCCACACCTATGTGGACGACCCGTGCGACCTCGACATGGCGGTGAAGGTGGTGGACAACGCCAAGACGCAAAAGTACAGCCCCTGCAACGCCACCGAGAGCCTGCTGGTGGCGCGCGGCGTGGCGGCGCGGTTCTTGCCGCGCATCGGCGCCGTGCTGGCGGCCAAGGGCGTCGAGTTGCGCTGTGATCCCGAGAGCGCTGAGATTTTCAAGAAGAATGAGCCTCTAGCGCTTGATGGGCAAGCGCAGGCAGCTATTAAAAACGTAGTAAACGTGGTGCCGGCGCAAGAGCAGGATTGGTACGAGGAATACCTCGCGCCCATCCTCAGTATCAAGGTGGTGGCGGGCGTGGAAGAGGCTATTGAGCACATCAACCGCTATTCCAGCCACCACACCGACGCCATCCTGACCACCGACCACGGGCATGCGCAGCGCTTTCTGCGCGAGGTGGATTCGGCCAGTGTGATGGTCAACGCCAGCACGCGCTTTGCCGACGGCTTCGAGTACGGGCTGGGCGCGGAGATCGGCATCAGCACGGACAAGTTTCATGCGCGCGGGCCGGTGGGGATCGAGGGGTTGACGTCGTTGAAGTGGGTGGTGTTGGGGGGGGGAGAGGTGCGCGGCTGA